The DNA window CTGCCGCCACTGCTTCCTCCACGTTGAAGTGCGTCGGATGCGGATTCCCCGCCCAGAGGGCGTTCAGCACGAGGACGCGTACGCCCGCCAGCGCCGCCCGGGCCGCGGGCGGGATCACCTTCGCGTCGGTGATGTAGCCGAGCGGGCCGGTGCGGAAACCGAACACGCTGGTATCGCCGTGCGGCACACGCAGCGGGGTCATGTCGAATCCCGCGACGCTCACCGGGCCGTCCGGATCGAACGCGTGCATCCGGATCTCGGGCTTGGTGGTCCCGACGGGCGGGCGGTAGTCGTCATCGAAGATGTATCGGAACTTTGTACGCAGCGAGGTCGCGGTGACCGGATCGGCATACGCGGGAAGGCTCTGTCTGAGCCGTGCGGAGAAGACGCGCAGGTCGTCGATGCCGTGCGTGTGATCGGCGTGGTCGTGCGTGAACCAGACTGCGTCGATGCGTGACACACCCGCACGGAGCAGCTGCAGCCGCAGCTCGGGCGGCGTGTCGATGAGGATCCTGCGCGTA is part of the Longimicrobiales bacterium genome and encodes:
- a CDS encoding MBL fold metallo-hydrolase → MRLRFLGTGTSFGVPVIGCGCEVCTSADPRDRRTRHAALLESDDGTRRILIDTPPELRLQLLRAGVSRIDAVWFTHDHADHTHGIDDLRVFSARLRQSLPAYADPVTATSLRTKFRYIFDDDYRPPVGTTKPEIRMHAFDPDGPVSVAGFDMTPLRVPHGDTSVFGFRTGPLGYITDAKVIPPAARAALAGVRVLVLNALWAGNPHPTHFNVEEAVAAAHEIGAERTFLIHMTHRLRHETLAGTLPRGVEPAWDGLVVDIPE